A window of the Helianthus annuus cultivar XRQ/B chromosome 4, HanXRQr2.0-SUNRISE, whole genome shotgun sequence genome harbors these coding sequences:
- the LOC110933197 gene encoding uncharacterized protein LOC110933197, with product MNQMVKDYALKARRDVFILKNELLRYRVGLIPAMLAVFPNAEQRFCLRHIHENIKSKWRGDLYKNLLWSAGRKTSIPYFNKAMEEIKTTERAMYDWLNEIPFTAWSRAYFSRRSKCDMLLNNICEVFNRQIVGARDKPIITCLEFIWEYMTKRIVNVKKLQAKCMGPLTPHATEVFDEIKKHAVELSVLTVYSDKNWDLTGMPCKHAVAAIWDMSRNSIDAGIAEDWVDEVYWLSTWKKVYYNVIELINGPEMWTPSECPTTLIPPKHHTQVGRPKKKRKKAYGEKELEQEFDKGGKMTRKGSSIKCGKCGNMGHNVRSCKGQGAEQSIASQESHTATQGAPVYTLDE from the exons ATGAATCAGATGGTGAAAGATTATGCTCTTAAGGCAAGGAGGGATGTTTTTATTCTAAAAAATGAATTGTTAAGGTATAGGGTG GGTCTGATTCCTGCTATGCTAGCTGTTTTTCCTAATGCTGAGCAAAGATTTTGTTTGAGGCACATTCATGAGAACATAAAATCCAAGTGGCGTGGAGATCTTTACAAGAATTTGCTTTGGTCAGCCGGAAGGAAGACATCTATTCCATACTTTAACAAAGCTATGGAAGAAATTAAGACAACAGAACGAGCTATGTATGACTGGCTGAATGAGATCCCATTCACCGCTTGGTCAAGAGCATATTTTTCTAGAAGATCTAAATGTGATATGTTGTTGAACAACATATGTGAGGTTTTTAACAGACAAATCGTAGGAGCAAGGGACAAGCCGATTATCACATGCCTAGAATTCATCTGGGAGTACATGACCAAGAGGATAGTGAATGTCAAGAAATTACAAGCAAAGTGTATGGGGCCACTGACTCCTCATGCCACTGAGGTCTTCGATGAGATCAAGAAACATGCTGTTGAATTGTCTGTTTTAACGGTTTATTCGGACAA GAACTGGGATTTGACAGGGATGCCTTGCAAACATGCAGTTGCAGCCATATGGGATATGTCAAGGAATAGCATTGATGCTGGCATAGCAGAAGACTGGGTGGATGAAGTGTATTGGCTGTCAACATGGAAGAAAGTTTATTACAATGTCATAGAGCTAATCAACGGGCCGGAGATGTGGACTCCTTCAGAGTGTCCAACAACACTCATCCCACCAAAGCATCATACACAAGTTGGAAGGccaaagaagaaaagaaagaaggcaTATGGTGAAAAAGAGCTTGAGCAGGAGTTCGACAAAGGAGGTAAAATGACCAGAAAGGGTAGTAGCATCAAGTGTGGTAAATGTGGGAATATGGGTCACAATGTCAGGAGCTGCAAAGGACAAGGGGCTGAACAATCCATTGCTTCACAGGAATCACACACTGCCACTCAAGGTGCACCAGTTTACACTCTTGATGAGTGA